A genomic window from Archocentrus centrarchus isolate MPI-CPG fArcCen1 unplaced genomic scaffold, fArcCen1 scaffold_38_ctg1, whole genome shotgun sequence includes:
- the LOC115776840 gene encoding dual specificity testis-specific protein kinase 2-like, producing MDYHSECCFCDPEEGHGGLDDAPLHSIHAPNRIRPSSYRALRSAVSSLARIDDFFCEKIGSGFFSEVFKVQHRITGQVMALKMNTLASNKANMLREVQLMNRLCHPNILRFLGVCVHEGQLHALTEYINGGNLEQLLDSDLYLSWGVRIGLSLDIAQGLQYLHTKGIFHRDLTSKNCLVRCENGTFTAVVGDFGLAEKIPDYSDGVEKQPLAIVGSPYWMAPEVLRGELYNEKVDVFAYGIILCEIIARIEADPDFLPRTEDFGLDVEAFENMVGDCPPAFFNLAVTCCNMNAESRPSFSDIVFTLETMEREEEREKPIALEPVATDVSPYRRRSSPYHPGDNNQQWQGLARSQSDMIPPGTLTPPLLGTPARVNPFSLRQDLNGGRCKLLDTPSKSVISLTFTLPALRDFCASPHLLKGVSGMRVPPRRCQSLPCTPELSRTVALPQDTAGKEEKKDKEDRVAVIKDKTLEDVKDDMMKRTTVSKRIERRLWVGGADMRHETSERREVFEKDEGMAEDCGLPVDLEMVSLERLEEEEEESVCLTEPMDCTKSPEAAESILNSTPERPLLTSTSCNSLRTKNWRLPFSNGPAALPPLPRMNNNNGSGLVISQQVQWGGGGRANDYGGALSSDPMGSSEQDEVISCPGCCLVGLSLPSLCFRGSAAVPAPRRRASLPRQRPYRNLNGTITGGSTSSSAVAAKPLLCHSTNGLVVAGPSVPREPGRSLPEAQS from the exons GTGCAGCATAGGATCACAGGGCAGGTAATGGCACTGAAAATGAACACGCTGGCTAGcaacaaagcaaacatgctACGAGAAGTGCAGCTTATGAACAGGCTATGCCATCCCAACATTCTCAG GTTTCTTGGGGTTTGTGTGCATGAAGGTCAACTCCACGCTTTGACTGAG TACATAAATGGAGGTAACCTTGAACAGCTGCTGGACAGTGATTTGTATCTGTCGTGGGGAGTTAGGATTGGCCTGTCTCTGGATATTGCCCAAGGGCTGCAGTACCTGCACACCAAGGGTATATTTCACAGGGACCTTACATCCAAG AACTGTCTGGTTCGCTGTGAAAATGGCACCTTTACTGCTGTGGTGGGAGACTTTGGCCTGGCAGAGAAAATCCCTGATTACAG TGATGGTGTGGAAAAACAGCCTCTGGCCATTGTGGGCTCTCCATACTGGATGGCCCCTGAAGTTCTGAGAGGAGAGCTGTACAATGAGAAG GTGGATGTGTTTGCATATGGCATTATCCTGTGTGAGATCATTGCCCGGATTGAAGCTGACCCAGACTTTTTACCCAGGACAGAA gACTTTGGGCTGGATGTTGAAGCATTTGAGAACATGGTTGGGGATTGCCCACCTGCATTTTTTAATCTCGCTGTGACCTGTTGTAAT ATGAATGCAGAAAGTCGTCCCTCATTCTCCGACATAGTCTTTACGTTGGAGACcatggagagagaggaagagcgaGAGAAGCCCATTGCACTTG AGCCCGTGGCAACAGATGTCAGCCCGTACCGACGCCGAAGCTCTCCCTATCACCCTGGAGACAACAATCAGCAGTGGCAAGGCTTAGCAAGGAGCCAGTCGGACATGATACCACCAGGAACCCTGACTCCTCCTTTACTTGGGACCCCAGCAAGGGTCAACCCATTCTCTCTCAGACAAGACCTAAACGGGGGACGGTGTAAACTTTTGGACACTCCCAGCAAGTCCGTCATCTCTCTGACCTTTACCCTACCAGCACTTCGTGACTTTTGCGCCTCCCCCCATCTTCTTAAAGGAGTGTCAGGAATGAGAGTGCCTCCAAGGAGGTGCCAGTCCCTGCCCTGCACCCCAGAGCTCAGCCGGACTGTAGCCCTACCCCAAGACACAGCagggaaggaggagaaaaaggacAAGGAAGATCGAGTGGCAGTGATTAAAGATAAGACACTGGAGGATGTGAAGGATGATATGATGAAGAGGACAACCGTTTCCAAGAGAATAGAGAGACGGTTGTGGGTTGGCGGTGCAGACATGAGACATGAGACAAGTGAGAGGAGAGAAGTTTTTGAAAAAGATGAGGGGATGGCAGAGGATTGTGGTCTTCCTGTTGATCTGGAAATGGTGTCTCTGGAACGgttggaggaggaagaagaggagagcgTATGTCTTACAGAACCCATGGACTGCACCAAATCTCCCGAAGCAGCAGAGAGTATCCTGAACTCTACACCCGAAAGACCGCTACTCACCTCTACCTCGTGCAACTCCCTACGGACCAAGAACTGGCGACTTCCCTTCTCCAATGGACCAGCTGCCTTGCCTCCTCTGCCACGAATGAACAACAACAATGGCTCAGGCCTTGTGATTAGTCAGCAAGTGCAGTGGGGTGGAGGAGGGCGTGCTAATGATTATGGTGGAGCCCTATCCTCTGACCCTATGGGTTCCTCTGAGCAGGATGAGGTCATTTCCTGTCCAGGCTGCTGCCTAGTAGGCCTGAGTTTGCCCTCGTTGTGCTTCCGAGGTTCAGCTGCTGTACCTGCCCCCCGTCGAAGGGCTTCATTACCACGGCAGCGGCCCTACCGGAACCTCAACGGAACCATAACTGGTGGTAGCACTTCATCGTCAGCAGTAGCAGCCAAACCATTGCTGTGTCACAGCACAAATGGGTTAGTAGTGGCAGGGCCCTCAGTGCCACGTGAGCCCGGCCGCTCCCTACCAGAGGCCCAGTCATAA
- the LOC115776851 gene encoding uncharacterized protein LOC115776851, which produces MDCFGPFTTKQGRKEQKRYGLLLTCLSSRAVHIEMLENLSTDSFINALRCFISLRGAVCKLYCDQGTNFIGAKNELKEALRECDKNILEAFLADKQCEFIFNAPSASHAGGSWERQIRTIRNVLNATIAQSQGRLDDASLRTLFYEAMSIINGRPLSVDGINDPKSPEPITPNHLILMKSKVALPPPGKFLKEDLYARKRWRRVQYLTEQFWSRWKMEYLLNISTRQKWHLPRRNLEVNDIVIIKEDMLPRNQWQLGRVVEAPQEDDGLVRRVKLQVGDRNPTKKQGTTHKPHLIERPVQKLVVLLESH; this is translated from the coding sequence ATGGATTGTTTCGGACCATTCACCACCAAGCAAGGCCGCAAAGAGCAAAAGAGGTATGGACTCCTTCTTACCTGCCTCTCTTCACGTGCAGTCCACATTGAAATGTTAGAGAATCTGTCTACGGACTCTTTCATTAATGCCCTAAGATGTTTTATCAGCTTAAGAGGGGCTGTCTGTAAGCTGTACTGTGATCAAGGTACAAATTTCATTGGGGCCAAAAATGAACTAAAGGAGGCTCTCAGAGAATGTGACAAAAATATTCTGGAGGCATTCCTGGCAGATAAGCAGTGTGAGTTCATATTCAATGCACCATCTGCTAGCCATGCCGGAGGTTCATGGGAACGACAGATTCGAACCATCCGTAATGTTCTCAATGCCACTATTGCGCAATCACAAGGCAGGCTGGACGATGCTTCTCTAAGAACATTATTTTATGAAGCAATGTCTATAATCAATGGCCGACCACTAAGCGTTGATGGAATCAATGACCCTAAGTCACCTGAACCAATAACTCCAAACCACCTCATATTAATGAAGTCAAAGGTTGCACTACCTCCCCCTGGAAAGTTTTTGAAGGAGGACTTGTACGCAAGGAAAAGGTGGCGCAGGGTGCAATATCTAACTGAACAGTtttggagtaggtggaaaatggaATACCTTCTGAACATATCTACAAGACAAAAATGGCACCTGCCTCGTCGAAATCTTGAGGTCAATGACATCGTCATTATAAAGGAAGACATGCTTCCCAGAAATCAATGGCAACTGGGTCGAGTTGTGGAAGCACCACAGGAAGATGATGGTTTGGTGCGCAGAGTCAAGCTTCAAGTTGGTGATCGAAATCCAACAAAGAAGCAGGGTACAACACACAAACCTCACCTAATTGAGCGACCTGTTCAAAAGCTTGTAGTTCTTTTAGAAAGTCACTAA